One part of the Prionailurus bengalensis isolate Pbe53 chromosome B2, Fcat_Pben_1.1_paternal_pri, whole genome shotgun sequence genome encodes these proteins:
- the LOC122490000 gene encoding vascular non-inflammatory molecule 3-like isoform X1: MITSYFPKYVALFAICVLCVGALDTFIAAVYEHAVILPNRTETPVSKEEALLLMNKNIDVLENAVKLAARQGAHIIVTPEDGIYGWVFTRETIYPYLEDIPDPEVNWIPCTDPQRFGYTPVQQRLSCLAKDNSIYVVANIGDKKPCNASDPQCPPDGRYQYNTDVVFDSEGRLVARYHKYNLFAPEIQFDFPKDSESVTFETPFGKFGIFTCFDIFSHTPAVVVVDEFQVDSVLYPVAWYNTLPLLSAVPFHSAWARAMRVNLLAANTHNTSMHMTGSGIYAPEAVKVYHYDMETESGQLMLSELKSRLRSEPTYPAAVDWSAYARSVKPFLSEQSNFPGMIYFDELTFIELKRNTGNYTVCQKDLCCHLTYKMSEKRTDEVYALGAFDGLHTVEGQYYLQICTLLKCQISDLRTCGEPVGSAFTKLEEFSLSGTFATRYVFPQIILSGSQLAPERHYEVLRDGRLRSRSRTPLPVLVLALYGRVFDKDPPRLGQGPRRLE; this comes from the exons ATGATTAcatcatattttccaaaatatgtggcgctatttgccatctgtgtcCTATGTGTCGGTGCATTGGACACTTTCATTGCTGCAGTGTATGAACACGCTGTCATATTACCAAACAGAACAGAGACACCAGTTTCCAAAGAAGAAGCTTTGCTCCTGATGAACAAGAACATAGATGTTTTGGAGAACGCAGTTAAACTGGCAGCCAGGCAG GGTGCACATATCATTGTTACCCCAGAAGATGGAATTTATGGCTGGGTTTTCACAAGAGAGACCATTTACCCCTATCTGGAAGATATCCCAGACCCAGAGGTGAACTGGATTCCATGTACAGATCCCCAGAG GTTTGGCTACACCCCAGTGCAACAAAGGCTCAGCTGCCTGGCCAAGGACAACTCCATCTACGTTGTGGCAAATATTGGGGACAAGAAGCCATGCAATGCCAGTGACCCTCAGTGTCCCCCCGATGGCCGTTACCAGTACAACACTGATGTGGTGTTTGATTCTGAGGGTAGGCTGGTGGCACGCTACCATAAG TACAATCTTTTTGCGCCTGAAATTCAATTTGATTTCCCCAAGGATTCAGAATCTGTGACTTTTGAGACTCCTTTTGGGAAGTTTGGCATTTTCACTTGCTTTGACATTTTTTCTCACACCCCAgctgtggtggtggtggatgAGTTTCAAGTGGACAGCGTTCTCTACCCGGTGGCGTGGTACAACACGCTGCCCCTTCTGTCGGCTGTTCCCTTCCACTCTGCGTGGGCCAGAGCCATGAGAGTCAACTTGCTTGCTGCGAATACCCACAACACCAGCATGCACATGACAG GGAGTGGAATCTACGCACCGGAAGCGGTCAAAGTGTATCACTATGACATGGAAACAGAGAGTGGCCAGCTGATGCTGTCCGAACTGAAGTCCCGGCTGCGAAGTGAACCCACCTATCCTGCAGCTGTTGACTGGAGTGCTTATGCCAGAAGTGTCAAGCCATTCTTGTCTGAACAGTCAAATTTTCCGGGGATGATTTATTTTGATGAGCTCACCTTCATTGAGCttaaaagaaacacaggaaattACACAGTTTGCCAGAAAGACCTGTGCTGTCACTTAACTTACAAGATGTCGGAGAAACGAACAGATGAGGTTTACGCACTAGGTGCTTTTGATGGACTGCACACAGTAGAAGGTCAATATTACCTACAG ATATGCACATTACTGAAGTGTCAAATCAGTGACCTGAGAACTTGTGGGGAGCCCGTGGGGTCAGCTTTCACCAAGTTGGAAGAATTCTCCCTCAGCGGCACATTTGCAACACGTTATGTTTTCCCACAGATCATTCTCAGTGGAAGTCAGCTTGCTCCTGAAAGGCATTATGAG GTCTTGAGAGACGGACGTCTGAGGAGCCGAAGCAGAACCCCTCTGCCTGTCTTAGTTTTGGCCCTGTACGGAAGAGTATTTGACAAAGACCCTCCGCGCTTGGGGCAAGGACCCCGGAGATTAGAATGA
- the LOC122490000 gene encoding vascular non-inflammatory molecule 3-like isoform X2, with product MCRMNNFGHCGRTETPVSKEEALLLMNKNIDVLENAVKLAARQGAHIIVTPEDGIYGWVFTRETIYPYLEDIPDPEVNWIPCTDPQRFGYTPVQQRLSCLAKDNSIYVVANIGDKKPCNASDPQCPPDGRYQYNTDVVFDSEGRLVARYHKYNLFAPEIQFDFPKDSESVTFETPFGKFGIFTCFDIFSHTPAVVVVDEFQVDSVLYPVAWYNTLPLLSAVPFHSAWARAMRVNLLAANTHNTSMHMTGSGIYAPEAVKVYHYDMETESGQLMLSELKSRLRSEPTYPAAVDWSAYARSVKPFLSEQSNFPGMIYFDELTFIELKRNTGNYTVCQKDLCCHLTYKMSEKRTDEVYALGAFDGLHTVEGQYYLQICTLLKCQISDLRTCGEPVGSAFTKLEEFSLSGTFATRYVFPQIILSGSQLAPERHYEVLRDGRLRSRSRTPLPVLVLALYGRVFDKDPPRLGQGPRRLE from the exons ATGTGTCGAATGAACAACTTTGGCCATTGTGGGAG AACAGAGACACCAGTTTCCAAAGAAGAAGCTTTGCTCCTGATGAACAAGAACATAGATGTTTTGGAGAACGCAGTTAAACTGGCAGCCAGGCAG GGTGCACATATCATTGTTACCCCAGAAGATGGAATTTATGGCTGGGTTTTCACAAGAGAGACCATTTACCCCTATCTGGAAGATATCCCAGACCCAGAGGTGAACTGGATTCCATGTACAGATCCCCAGAG GTTTGGCTACACCCCAGTGCAACAAAGGCTCAGCTGCCTGGCCAAGGACAACTCCATCTACGTTGTGGCAAATATTGGGGACAAGAAGCCATGCAATGCCAGTGACCCTCAGTGTCCCCCCGATGGCCGTTACCAGTACAACACTGATGTGGTGTTTGATTCTGAGGGTAGGCTGGTGGCACGCTACCATAAG TACAATCTTTTTGCGCCTGAAATTCAATTTGATTTCCCCAAGGATTCAGAATCTGTGACTTTTGAGACTCCTTTTGGGAAGTTTGGCATTTTCACTTGCTTTGACATTTTTTCTCACACCCCAgctgtggtggtggtggatgAGTTTCAAGTGGACAGCGTTCTCTACCCGGTGGCGTGGTACAACACGCTGCCCCTTCTGTCGGCTGTTCCCTTCCACTCTGCGTGGGCCAGAGCCATGAGAGTCAACTTGCTTGCTGCGAATACCCACAACACCAGCATGCACATGACAG GGAGTGGAATCTACGCACCGGAAGCGGTCAAAGTGTATCACTATGACATGGAAACAGAGAGTGGCCAGCTGATGCTGTCCGAACTGAAGTCCCGGCTGCGAAGTGAACCCACCTATCCTGCAGCTGTTGACTGGAGTGCTTATGCCAGAAGTGTCAAGCCATTCTTGTCTGAACAGTCAAATTTTCCGGGGATGATTTATTTTGATGAGCTCACCTTCATTGAGCttaaaagaaacacaggaaattACACAGTTTGCCAGAAAGACCTGTGCTGTCACTTAACTTACAAGATGTCGGAGAAACGAACAGATGAGGTTTACGCACTAGGTGCTTTTGATGGACTGCACACAGTAGAAGGTCAATATTACCTACAG ATATGCACATTACTGAAGTGTCAAATCAGTGACCTGAGAACTTGTGGGGAGCCCGTGGGGTCAGCTTTCACCAAGTTGGAAGAATTCTCCCTCAGCGGCACATTTGCAACACGTTATGTTTTCCCACAGATCATTCTCAGTGGAAGTCAGCTTGCTCCTGAAAGGCATTATGAG GTCTTGAGAGACGGACGTCTGAGGAGCCGAAGCAGAACCCCTCTGCCTGTCTTAGTTTTGGCCCTGTACGGAAGAGTATTTGACAAAGACCCTCCGCGCTTGGGGCAAGGACCCCGGAGATTAGAATGA